TTGTAGCGTCCTTTGGCAACATAGTCGTAGACTGCATCCCTGAGGGGAGTTGGGATGATTAAGAGCGTGCTTAAAGCGGAGTATGGTAGAGGCAAATATGAAACTACTCTCAGTGCGGCTGCAGGAACCACGAGCAAGTTAGCTAAGGAAATTGGTGCTGGGGGAGAAATGCAGAAAACTGAGACTGAATAAAAATGTAGGATAAATAAAATCCTCACTTGTCGAGTTCCATATGTCCTTGAgcaaaatagtaaaaaaaatggaaaggtCATCATGATAAGAAAATGTTCAATATTTATGTCAAGGTCACTAGAATAGAGAATTtgctaatatgagaaatctaTCCAAGTATAGTATGATTTTCTATGTTTCTAACACAGGTTAAATGTTCTTAAGAAAACAATTGAGGGGTTATAAACAGGCATCTACATTTGTGCCTGCAAAACAAATCCCATGCAGAATGTTTTACTCTCCAGTTTCACAGGAAAATCACATCCCTTGTTGTCATATGCCAAGTTTTAATTGCTACCTAGGTAAATccatagaaagaaagaaacagacAGCGACCTAGAGCTAGCAAGGCtgtgaattttatattagctTTCTACACAGTTCATCTCTTCTCAAGAAATATGCCCAGTGGTCACTGCATGCACCATAACACAGAGCAGACAAGGGGgaagatataattaatgtattaaCCTTGTATAAGTAGGTAGAGTTGGGGTATCCATCGACAAATAAGAAGCTGCTGCCAGAGTTTTGATTAAATTACTAAGGAAAGCAATATAAGCAAATGCAAATAGGTCAATAAGGTAAATTAGGCTGGTTTCTCCATCAAATGGGAATTACCCTAAACATGGATATCCCAACTACTAGAGCAGTCTAAATGCTTGAAATTCACTAACTTTTGGTAAAACAGGACACTCTTTAACTGATGAATGGATCCGACTATAAAACATTAACGACCACAGATATCTCTAAGAACAGCCTAACTTGTAATTAGTAACACTATTGCTTATTGTTCTGAGGTGATCACTGAACATCAATCCAGACTATATGtatgataaaggaaagtgaATAGAGAAGGCAATCATACAATGTAGTAATAAGTTAAGTGGTCAAGGAACAAACCAGTGGATGCTTGGTGGTACAAATCAGGACCCTCAATGAAGAGAAAGCGGCGGAGAACATCATCTCGGTCAAGACCGCACAATCTTAAGTATGGCTCAGCAGCCTTTGATTGGAGACAACAAAACTTAATCTTCCTATATTTATCTGCTTTAATCACCCACTTCACTCCTGTATTATTGCAGCATAAAAAATgccaatttaaaaataatggaGAGACAAGCACAAGATGAACATTAAGAACTTGACAAAAGAAATTGGGTATTGATATGCGGACTCGGTGGTGGTATTATggtaaaaaatgaaaaatgtaaAGGTGATCATCTTTGTGCATTGCTAATTTCAAGGAATTCACTTCACAATTAAAGTTGGTTGGACAACATGGAAACCAACTAGTGCCAAGGCATAAACACATATAACATTTCCATTACAAAGGGAATTAAGAAGCAAGTCTGGCATAATAATTTTCAAGCATTATTGAAGAAACCCAGATAACATAAAGGTAACCTCGGTGGCAGAGATGGCAGACACCATCGTAGACGACGACACGTGGCTGGAGGAGAGTGGGTAGTGTAACAGGGCTCGGGAGGGTTGACGCGTCTGGGTACAGCACTTCTCCAGCAACATCAGCCGCAGTTTCTGAGACGGTATCGATTGGTAACGGAGATGGAAATGgagaggaagaaaagaagtaaTTCTTtaaggaagaagagaaaaatagaGATGATCTCGGTGTAAATGTTGCAGTCAAGTTTCGAAACTTTGTCATCGTCATTTTCTTTGCTCtgtttttttcaaaaaattatttttgattgaAAGGGAGTTTCAGTTTTCTTGTTCaagaaaattacaagtttCTCTTTTCTTGGCAGTCAAGTCGGAGTCGGTTCTTCCGGAAAAATCACCCCGATATTGGACCCGATTGAAAATGGTTTTGTTCAACTTGGATTAGGACTTGGAACCTAATTAACTTTCTTGAGTAATTAATCATCAACCTAAAATTGCATTCgctatttactatttttttttaaagaaaaattattgcaGCCAATTGCGAGGAGCTACAGAGCAAGAATGCCTCAACCTTATACACTTCTTTAGCGCAAAAGAGACTTGAATCTAAAATTGGTCTCTCCCAATAGCAAACCCCTTATAGCCATTATATCGATCTCATGCCCCAATCTTTTAACGTGGAATCTCCCAGTGGAAAAAATCAAGTTTTGCCGCTGTGTCCTTTCTGATGACTAGTGGCATGGTAAGTGATTTCCTTGCAACCAAGGATTAATGTGATCATGTTATAACCGATTGAATTCGGTGCATTTTGGGAGAATTAAGTAACCCAACCCTTTGTTTTCACCTGTTTCATTAGTGGCTTATGGAGTACATTTTCAAGTTTGAATAAGATAACAGGgaatgaataaataatctaattgtgggaggttattagatttatgcCTATTTCAGGATAAAAAAGGGAATCGAGCCGAGTAGTCTTTCAGTTTGATGTCTTTAAGCCGCTTTGGTGTATGCCTGCTGTTGACAGGATCTCAAGCACGGACAAATTAAGAGGGAAAATAAGTCTGTCAGATAAGCTCCAATTTGCAACATCACCTGCTTCAGAGTTCTACTTTGAAAAACATTAAGTCACCTGGGCGAACTTTTTGTCCCAATAATCATGATTTCAACATCATGCAGTCTCAATCATTGTAAAGACACTCTTCTTGAACTTGGCCATCTGCAACAGAAAAAAGTCCCATGATTATTAGAGGCTTAAACGTTACACAAATTTAAATGGAGAACTGGATGAAACAGGCAAGCTCACCAGCAAGCTGGATGGCCAAGTTCGCTTGAGCATCAGCCTCGGAATTAAGTGCCTGTGATGCACACGTGACACCAGGTTAGGGCACTAAAGTGAGCCAACAAAGCAAAAGAAGCAGCAACAGTGAACCACACTAGCTTTCATTGGCATTCAACCACCTTACTAGTAGCAATAGTATTTAAGTTATTATACTCTTTGGTGATAGCTTTTTTTCCTACTCTAATATCCCCATGAGAGAATGGACAGCATCAAGAGCACGAGATCTTAAGAACTTAGTTTTGTTTGGATTTAGATGTCAATGGTAAATCAATGTAGGACAGCATTAGGTAAAACTGTTCTACAAGTAATTGTggaaaataacaattaagagCCCGAAAACCGTATTATAAGTACAGAATTTCAGATTTGAAAATggagaaaacaaagaaaaaaaagaaagaagcttctaagattttcaaaacaaaactgctgttaattttattaaacaaaacTCTGAATAAAGAACATATAACATGGGTATTTATAGACCTACTAGATCTAATATCGACTTTTAAACAAAACTAGAAACACTTGAACTATCCTAAACCAACAAAAACTCCTAAATAagactttaaaataaaataaagactcTCTCCTATAGAAACTGAACCACTATTCCAGCAAGCCTGGAAATTACCCTGGATATTGAGATTGCGAAATACTAGACCCTAACTCTAAATTTCTGAATTCTTTGAACTTTGTGCTTAAGCTCTTCCTTGACTGCATCGTAAACCAGAAGTAAGCCAACACCAGGATCAAGGTGGTTCAAAGTGGATGTAAACCTTAGAATAGACCACTCCCAAAACGAAGGTCAGGTGATCTGTATCTTGGTCAGAAGAAATTACATTTCATCCCTAGATGAGTAAAACTAGCTTCTCAAGCTCAGCAAGCATTTGAAATCTAAGTTGCTGGTTATGAACAGAAAATTGCAGTTTAAATAGGCAGatcatataatcaaaatatactctgttactctattttatattttatatagtagaaacttataaactaaaaattattattatattcatttaatagAGTTTTAATAGAGTATTGATATGGTACAGAGAAAGACCCCGAATACCAAACTTGATTGTCCACTAGCTAGCATAATAGTTGAGTTCTCAAACACATTGAACGTGAAGTATAAACGAACCAGGtcagagaaagaaaatctaaatgCTTATGATGAGAGAGCTCGCTTAAAAAATTGGGCCGTGCAATCAAGCGAATGGTAAGGAACCTAATCAATTTTGGTGATTCTACGGAACTTGTGATACTACTATCTGTCCAGGACAGAAGGAAAATATGGtagcataatttttatattagcacATGTTTTCCTAACACAAGATAGTAAGATAATTTatcacaaaaaagaaaaaactataataaacTGCGCCTACCCTTAGAACATGACTGATCTGAAAAGAAGCAAACTTGTCCTTCAGTTGTTTGGCCTGCTCATACAGATTAGTCATGTCTTTGTGTTTGACCTTCCATAAACCCTGAACCTGTTACATACTTTTCCacataagattaaaaaatggGATAACAAGATGCATGCAGGAATATCTATGATAAATAAATGGCCACCAATTAggtaactaaataaaatatggacATGATAGCTCAACCATGGATCCTAGACTAGGGTTTTGGACATGAGTTGTGAGATTGAAGTAAAAAAAGCTGCTTTAACTAGCTAGAAAGAGAAGGCACCTTCATCACATTCCAAATGCTTCCCTCGTTGATACTGGAACCAAGACTTTCATTaagtattataatatatatcattCTTCCCACAAACATCATTGGCAAAGAATCTATCAGACAAGCTGGCTGTCTATTTTTGGAAAAGGTGAAGTTTTGAGCTTGAAACTATAAAAGATGGATCCATGCTGATCAATCCAATTGACCCTTCACCCCAACCCACCTCCACCAACACCCATATCAACACgagaaaacaataaagaaagaaatatggaTGCAGTATTTCACATAGTTATTTACATTCAATCACAAGTGATTAAATGTTACTTAAACAGTAAACAAATGCTACTAACCAACCTGAGAGCAGACAAGTTTGGAGTCACCTTGGACACGAATTTTTGTATAACCCTTTTAAGAGCATATTTCATTCCTAAAATCATGGCTCTATATTCGGCCACATTGTTTGTTACTTGGCCCAATCCTTCTCGTAGTCTGCAAATCTACATCAATTGGAGGTTTAGAAAGATGGAACTATTAACCAAAGACAACGGGATAGAAAATAAGGCAAGATTCCATACTATACGTCCATCTGTAGTCCGCAACAGAGCTCCTGCCCCAGCTGGTCCAGGATTTCCTTTTGAAGCACCATCAAACTCGAGAATACAGGAGTCCTGGAGATAAGGGATCAGATTTGTTTTGTATAGCATTTATCACCTGACCCTAAGAGTATTTATTCAGGAGGACCTCTTTCATTATTTCGATTACTGACTTATGAAAATAGCTCAGCCAGTAtgacaaaaatttatttgcatCTGCGTGGCATTAATAAGACATCCACTTACGTCATCGTAGTACAATGCCTGAGCCTCAGTTTGATTATCCAACTTGGCATGCTTTCTTAGAGGATCAGTTAAACCAGAAGCTGATCCATCAGTTTCCTGCATTGCAATAAACATACATCTAAGGAAAGCACAATAAGTACAAAGACTAATAAACACGCATCTTTTGCAAATAGAATCTGCCAAAACAACGTATTGAATCCACGTTATATGACATAGCACAACCTTAAACAATAGCACAATGTACTTTCATGGAAGTTTAAATGCCCTTCAATAAAGCCTTAAACACTAAAGACAATATTTCCACAAACATAAACACACACACAGAGCGCTGCACATACAGAGGGAAGGGAGAGGAAGcacgagagagagaaagataaGGTGATTTCATATTCCACCTTAGTGCACTTTCACTGTTAGCTCTTTTcttatacaataattttacAAATCAGAGAAAGATAGGATTCCAAAAACTTACCACAATCTGCAATCCTAGAAATTCCTGTGATCTCTTTTTTGTTGCAACCAGCGCAGATGTTTCTCCTTTGGAAGAATCAGGTTGCTGCAACAATAAACTAATTTGAAATTCCAATTACACCGGTTACTAATATGAAATATCCTCAAGTACCTTGGACTAACAAAATAGGATGAAGGATTTCTTGCAAAAAGTTGCTAATTGGCTACTAACTGGAATCTGACACTTCCATTTAGTTAAGTTTCATCCTTACTAAGTGTTGAATTGACAGGCTATAATTCTACAATGAATCCAAAAGGATACTCCTCAAttaccaaattaaaataatcttgtGTCTTAAGATCACAGAAAATGGATATAGGTGATtgttaaaaatcaaacaaacaCAAGGAATAGCTTATTGGATAATGTTGTTAGTTTACCTGAAAAGGACAAGGGACAAGTGTGCCAAAAAGGTCCTCTTTCAAATCTTGAGCTCTGATAGCGTACAAAGCATTCTGGAGTCCACGTGATACAAGATATTCCTCAGTGTCCTTAGATAAAGAGTACCCTTTGTATACACTGACAGGAGAATCACATACCTAGCAAAATATAAGCCcgtattaatttattctacATTGTTGCAGACTAAAATACAGGAAAGCCGCAATCAGTACTAGAAAAACAATTGCGTAGAAAATACATCATACCGGTGTCTGCATTTTAACTGTTACTGATTAATCACTAAAGAATTACAAGCCATAGCATAAAAAATTTCCTAGTTGAATGAACAacataagaaatttaaaaccACAAAAAGTGATACATTTAATCTTGAACTTAtaatcaaatgaaaataacaaaGGCATCATTGTTATCTCATGTGTTTGCCAAAAGGAACACATCAAAAGCACACAACTTAACTTGAAcaaacaagaaaatcaaaccataATAATAGAGAGGTGAAAAAAGGATTACCGACGAACCAACTTGAGCTTGACAATCAGTGAAACTCTTATAAACACCAACAACGTCACCTTTCCTCACAACAAAGAAAGCATCTTTTTCTTGCTCCATAGGTGCTGTTGCCGACTCAGTAGGATCCAATTTCCTCTCACGAGAAACTTTCGCACTTCCTTTTTTGGTCGAGGAACACTGAGCACGAAACCTAAAAACAAATTGTAAATTGAATTTGACTGAATCAAAACTAACAGGACGCTCAAAGCTTCTATTCGCGAAAGGAGTACAAGTAGAAGTAGAATAACAATAACATTGATGCGAAACGCTCTCGAAATAAAATGCCTTTTCCCCTTCCAAATATAGCCGCTGTGTATGATGACACTCGTGATATGCAGTTCATTCCAATTTACTGTCTCTTCTCTGCAATTCACGACTGAATGAGGAAATATGTGTCTCAGCTAAGAACGGGTTCTAGGCTAAGGGGGTAATTTGGCCCCTGAACTTTGACACACAGGGCAGTTTACCCCAAAATCAACTTTCTAGTTTACGATTAATCCAGGTACTGTATTATAACAAATGGGCTTTTCATATCAACTAATGTTTCTGCACGTTTTTCCAAAGAAGTGTCTTTATGATAACGGTAGCATTCAATCCCAGCTCTCTCCAATATTTTCACTACTGCTTCAACTGCATCAACAGTGTTTGCAAAAACCATAGTTCTACTTACACCAACACCAAGACCAGATCCAGATCCTTGTTTCACAGCATCTATGAGCGCATCCACCTGGGTATCAACTGTTACTTCAATCCACTTCTGTTGCAATCTGGAAGGGAAGGGAAGCAATAATAGCTGAAAAATCAGCTTGTTGTATAATGGAATAACACCACAATACAGAAAAGTACCGTGTTTAGCAGGTACGTAAATCACAAAGTAGATGAATTATTTAAGATTTGCAACAGTCAGCAAAAAGGCAGATAACTCCTAGCTCATTATCCATGACAAATTGAAAACTCAATTATCCTGCAGGGGGATGGAGTACCAGTCTACTGAGAAGATCAGCATAGAACAAGCATACAGACCTTTATCCAGCATGATGGAGAAATACTAAGTGCGCTATTCCATGTAACCTGAATGATATCAGGCAAATCCATACAGACCATAATCAGCATACTTAAGGCTATAATTAAGCTGAGTCAAAATAGTGCTAAACTCGAACTCAACTCAGTTATGAAATTCAAAGCTTCAAACTTAACTCAATCACACAATTTAAAGTTCAGACTCGAATTGCGCTAGATTGAGTTTTATCTTTTGGATCTCGACTCAATAAAAGACTCGAGCTTGACTCAATTAGGCTCGTGAGTTCTAGAGCCAAGTATCGAACTTGGCTCCACAAATTACTAGAGTAGCTCGAGCTCGAGTTTGAATCCATTAATCTAGAGTATTTTTCAAGTCAATCTTGAGTAGCTCACGACTTGACTCGCCTCTTTTACACTCCTAAGCAtgtcaattaat
The Ricinus communis isolate WT05 ecotype wild-type chromosome 1, ASM1957865v1, whole genome shotgun sequence DNA segment above includes these coding regions:
- the LOC125371285 gene encoding uncharacterized protein YuxK-like; this translates as MTMTKFRNLTATFTPRSSLFFSSSLKNYFFSSSPFPSPLPIDTVSETAADVAGEVLYPDASTLPSPVTLPTLLQPRVVVYDGVCHLCHRGVKWVIKADKYRKIKFCCLQSKAAEPYLRLCGLDRDDVLRRFLFIEGPDLYHQASTAALRVVSYLPLPYSALSTLLIIPTPLRDAVYDYVAKGRYNWFGKADDCLVLKDKELLERFIDRGEMMG